The nucleotide window GCGAGGCTCTCCGCGGCGGTCGCGCGCACGGTCTCGAGCCGCTCCCCCGCGAGCGCTGCGTCCCCGTCCCGCAGTGCGTCCTGCGCCGCGCGGGAGACGAGCACGATCGAGGCGAGGCCCTGCGTGAGCGTGTCGTGGATGTCCCGCGCCAGGCGCTCGCGCTCGGCGAGCGCACCCGCCGAGCGCTGGCTCGCCGCGAGGTCCGCGCGTGTCGCCCGCAGCGCCTCGGCCACGGCGCGCTGCCGCTCGGACTCCTCGAGCAGGGCGCGGTAGGCCCCCGAGAGCACGAGCGCGACCACCGCCCCCACGAGGGGGCCGATCACGGCGGCGGGCCGCACCCCCTCGCCGGCCGCGGCCATGCTCAGCCCCACGACGCCGGCCATGGCGAGCACGAGGAGGGTGCCCGCCACCCGGCCCAGGCGGCGGTGCCGTCCCGCGACGTGGCCGGCCACGTGCAGCACCACGAAGAAGAGCGGGAACGCCACCCACGCGACGTCGGGGTGGTGCGCCACGAGCAGACCCCACAGCCCGAGCACGACGGCGAGCCACACGGCCGCCGCGCCCCGGCCGACGTCGGCCCCACGCCGCCAGCGCCGCCGCTCGACCACGGTGCCGGCCAGGTACACGGCGGCGAGCGCGACGGAGAGGCCAACCAGCACGACGGTCGTGAACGGCCCGGGCGTCTGGCCGGCGCCTGCCGCGCGCACGCCCGCGAGCGCCCGGGCCAGCCCGACGGCGAGCATGGCCGCGAAGGCCACGTGCAGGATCACGCGCAGACCCGCCAGCACCGCCGCGGTGCCCGACGGCTCACCGGCCTCGGCGACGGGGGCGGACGTCGTCGTCGGAGGCGGGGTGCTGCTCATGCCGCCACCCTACGGCGGACGCCGCCGGCCCCCGCCCTCCGCCCCCCGAAGCAGGTGTCACGAAACGTTGGTATCCGAGGCGGATTCCCACACATCGTGACACCTCGTTCCGCAGGGGGTGGGGACGGGATCAACCGAAGGGTTGACCCGGGATCAACCGTGGCGGTCGATGTGCGGACCGAGTCCCGGCGGGAGGCTGGAACAGACGTTCCAGCCGGGCGGGAGGCGCCTCCTCCTCCCCGGCGCGACACCCCTCATCGAAAGGACGCGCACCATGTTCCTCGCCCTGCGAGACCTGCGCTTCGCCACCGGCCGCTTCGCCCTCATGGGCTGCGTGGTGGCGCTGATCTCCCTGCTCCTCGTCATGCTCTCCGGCCTCACCGGGGGTCTCGCCCACCAGAACACCGCCGCGCTGGACTCGTTCGAGGAGCAGGGCGTGCAACGGATCGTGTTCGGCGGCGCCTCAGGCCAGGAGCCCACCGCTGACTTCACGCAGTCCGAGTTCACCACCGCCCACCGGGACGCGTGGGCGGCCACCGACGGCGTCGCCGCCGTCGAGCCCGCCGGCGTGAGCCAGGGCCGGCTCGTGGGCCTCGAGCACGCGGTCGAGCCCGCGCCCGGCGCCCTCGCCCCGGCCGACGGCGTCACCCGCGTGGACACGGACGGCGTGCCGACCACCGGCGTCGCGTCGGCCTCCCTGCTCGGGCTCGAGGCCGGCTCCCCGCACGCCCCCGCCGGCCTGGCCGAGGGCACCGTGGTCCTCTCCCAGTCCCTCGCCGATGAGCTGCACCAGGGCGAGGGCGGCACCATCACCTCCTCCGGCGTGCCGCTGACCGTGGTCGACGTCGTCGCGGACTCCTACTACTCCCACACCCCCGTGGCGTGGGTGACCACGCGCGACTGGGCCGCCCTGGCCCACTCGGACGACGCCGACGTGATCGGCACCGTGGGCCTGGCCTCGTTCGACGCCGGCGCGGACGCCGACGCGGTGACCACCGCGGCCGACGACGCCGCCCACACCACCGCCGCCACCGTGCAGGGCTCCTACAACGCCCTGCCGGCCTACACGTCCGAGCACGGCTCGCTCGTGCTGATGCAGGGCTTCCTCTACGGCATCTCGGCCCTCGTGGTCATCGCGTTCCTCTCCATCTGGACGGTGCAGCGCACCCGCGAGATCGCCGTCCTCAAGGCCCTCGGCGGCTCCACGGGATGGGTCCTGCGCGACGCGCTCACCCAGGCGGCCTTCGTCCTCTCCGTGGGCGTGCTCGTCGGCACCGCGGCCGCGTTCGGCCTCGGCCTCGTGGCGGCGAACGTCGCGCCGTTCATCGTGGACCCCGCCACCGTCCTGGTCCCCGCGGCCGGCGTCCTCGTGCTCGGCATGCTCGGCGCCGCGCTGGCCGTGGCCCGCGTGACCCGCGTGGACCCGCTCACCGCGCTCGGCGGCAACTGAGCCACGCCCCGCCACCGCCGCCCGCTCCCCCACACGCCTGCCCGGAAGGACCCCCTCATGAGCACCGCCGCCACCGACCTCCGTCTCACCGCCGCCGATGAGAGCTCCGCCGACCTCGATGCCCTGCGCACCCCCGCCGCCGCGGCCGCCCGTCCCGGGGCCACCCCCGCGCTCTCCGTGCGGGACGCCGTCCTCGAGTACCCGGACGGGGACAACGGCGTGCTGCGCGCCCTCGACGGCGTGTCCCTCGACCTCCTCCCCGGCTCCTACACCGCGATGGTCGGCCCGTCCGGCTCCGGCAAGTCCTCCCTCCTGGCCGTGGCAGCAGGCCTCATCACGCCGACGTCGGGCACCGTGACCGTGGCCGGCCGTGAGATCACGGGCCTGACCCGCGGCGAGCGCACCGCCCTGCGCGGCAAGGAGATCGGGATGATCTTCCAGCAGCCCAACCTGATCGCCTCGCTCACGGCCCGCGAGCAGCTCGAGCTGACCGTGCACCTGGACGAGGACGCCACGCGGGCGGACAAGAAGGCCGCACGGTCCCGGGCCATGGAGCTGCTCGAACGCGTGGACCTGGCCGGCCAGGCGGACCAGCGCCCGCACCAGCTCTCGGGCGGCCAGCGCCAGCGCGTGAACATCGTCCGCGCCCTCATGGCCTCCCCCGCCCTGCTGCTCGTGGACGAGCCCACGTCCGCGCTGGACCGCGAGCGCTCGGCCGCCGTCGTCGCCCTCCTCGGAGAGCTGACCCGGGACGCGGGCGTGGCCACCCTCATGGTCACGCACGACCATGAGTTCCTCTCGGCGACGGACCGGACGCTGACCATGGTGGACGGGCGGCTGCAGGACTGACCCTCCTCTCCCTCGACGCATGCCCCGGACGCCTCCTACGTCCGGGGCCGTCGCTAGGGTGGGGCCATGACCCAGACCCCCGCCGCCCCCGCCGGTCAGACCTTCGCCCTCGCCGACGCCGTCGAGCTCGTCCACGTCACCCGCAACGGGTTCGTGGAGTCCCGCACGGCCGGCGCCGCCGTCGTGACCGGCCCGGACGGCGAGGTGCTCGCCGCGCTCGGCCCCGTGGACGCGCTGATCTACCCGCGGTCCACGCTCAAGCCGTTCCAGGCCATCGCCTCGCTGCGCCACGGCGCGGACCTGGAGGGCGAGCAGCTGGCCCTGGCGTGCGGCTCGCACCGCGGCACCGCCCGCCACCGGGACGTCGCGCAGGGCGTGCTCGAGGCCGCCGGACTGGGCGAGGACGCCCTGCAGTGCCCGCCGGCATGGCCGGCCGACGCGGACGAGATCCTGCGCGCGGTGGCGGACGTGGAGCATCGCGCGGCCAAGACACCGCTGGCCTACAACTGCTCGGGCAAGCACGCCGGCTTCCTCTCGGCGTGCGTCGCCTCGGGGCACGACGTCGGCACGTACCTCGAGCTGGACCACCCCCTCCAGGCGGAGGTCACCAGGGTCATCGAGGAGTACTGCGGCGAGCCCGTGGCCCACGTGGGCGTGGACGGATGCGGCGCCCCGGCCGCCGTCGTGTCCCTGGCAGGGCTGGCACGCGGCATCGGGAAGGTGGCCGGCGCCCCCGGCCGCCGCGACGCCGAGATGCACGCGGCCTCCGTGGCGAACGCGATGCTCGAGCACCCGTGGGCCGTGCAGGCGCCGGGCCGGGCGAACACCGTGGTCATGGAGGAGCTCGGACTGATCGCCAAGCTCGGTGCGGACGGCGTCCTCGTGATGGGCGCCCCGGACGGCACCGCCGCGGCCGTCAAGGCGCTCGACGGCGGCGACCGCGCTGGCACGCTCGTCGCGCTGGCCCTGCTGGCGCACGTCGCCCCCGAGCACGTGGACCACGAGCGCCTCACCGCGGTGCTGCCCCGCGTCGTGCCGCCGATCGAGGGCGGCGGGAAGCAGGTCGGCTCCATCCGCCTGGCCCGGCCCGTGCTCGAGCTGCTCGACTGATGACCGCCGGCTCCGTCCCCCGCCGCCGCGTGCCCGTCGTCGAGGGCCACGCGGCGCTCACCGCGTGGGCCCGCGCGCACGACGAGGACCCCGCCGCCGCGGCCGCCCTCCCGCGCTCGACGCGCGCTATGGCGGTCCGCTTCGCCCTGGAGGAGCTCGCCACGCGCGTGCCCGGCAACTCGGTGGAGGTGCGGGTGCCGCCGTTCGGCGTGGCCCAGTGCCTGCCCGGGCCTCGGCACACGCGCGGCACCCCGCCGAACGCGGTGGAGATGGACGCCGTGACATGGCTGTCCCTGGCGACGGGCCTGACCGCGTGGGGGGCCGCCGTCGAGAGCGGGGCCGTACGCGCCTCGGGCGTCCGCGCCGACCTGGCCGGGCACCTGCCGCTGATCCGGCCGTGAGACGCGCGGTGCGCCACGTCACCCGCGAGGCGAGATCGCCGCGACGTGCCCCGTCCGCCCGCTCGATAGACTGGCCCGCATGACATCCGGCTCCGAGCCAACCCCCGTCTCCCCGCGCGCCCACGCGGGGGCCTCCGACCGGCACCCGTACGTCGTCCGCCGCGCCCCCCGCCTGGCCGCGGTGCTCACCCTGGCCGGCGTGCTGGGCCTGCTGGCCGCCCTCGCGATCACGGCTGTCGTGCACGCCTCCCCCACCCCCGTGGCGGACCCGTACTCGGGCCAGCCCGTGACGTTCGGCACCACCTTCGGCTACATGGCGCTCGCGTGCCTCGTGGCGGCGGCGCTGCTCGGTCTGCTGGCGTGGCTGCTGATGGACCGCCGCTCGCGCACCACCGTCCGCACCGTGGTGCTCGAGCGCACGGACGACCCCGCGCAGGCGGACGTCAGCCTGAACCGCCTCGAGGCGGACGCGCTCCGTCGTCGTGAATCCGGCACCTCCCTCCCCGAGGACCCGGCCGCCCCCGCCGAAAGGACCCCCCAGCAGTGATCTCCGCACGCACGAAGCGTGGCGACGGCCGCCTCACGGCCGCCCTCGACCCCCAGGACGCCGGCCCCCAGGACGAATGCGGCGTGTTCGGCGTCTGGGCGCCGGGCGAGGAGGTCGCGAAGCTGACCTACTACGGCCTCTACGCGCTGCAGCACCGCGGCCAGGAGTCCGCCGGCATCGCCGTCTCGGACGGCAAGCGCATCGCCGTGTACAAGGACATGGGCCTGGTGTCCCAGGTGTTCGACGAGAACACCCTCACGGCGCTGACCGGCTCGATGGCCGTGGGCCACTGCCGCTACTCCACCACCGGCGTGAACAAGTGGGCCAACGCCCAGCCCACCCTCGGGGCCACCGCCGACGACGGCACCGTGGCCCTGGCGCACAACGGCAACCTCGTGAACTCCGCCGAGCTGCTGCGCATGGTCCAGGCCGCGGAGGGCCGACACACCCACGGCGAGATGAAGCAGGGCAACACCACGGACACCGCCCTGGTGACCGCGCTGCTGCACGGCGAGGAGGGCAAGAGCCTCGAGGAGACCGCCCTCGAGCTGCTCCCGAAGATCCGCGGCGCCTACTGCTTCGTGTTCATGGACGAGCACACCCTCTACGCCGCGCGCGACCCGCACGGCGTCCGCCCGCTCGTGCTCGGCCGCCTCGAGCGCGGCTGGGTCGTGGCCTCCGAGCAGTCCGCCCTGGCCACCGTGGGCGCCTCCTTCATCCGCGAGGTGGAGCCGGGCGAGATGATCGCCATCGACGCGGACGGCATCCGCTCCAC belongs to Micrococcus sp. 2A and includes:
- a CDS encoding asparaginase, which encodes MTQTPAAPAGQTFALADAVELVHVTRNGFVESRTAGAAVVTGPDGEVLAALGPVDALIYPRSTLKPFQAIASLRHGADLEGEQLALACGSHRGTARHRDVAQGVLEAAGLGEDALQCPPAWPADADEILRAVADVEHRAAKTPLAYNCSGKHAGFLSACVASGHDVGTYLELDHPLQAEVTRVIEEYCGEPVAHVGVDGCGAPAAVVSLAGLARGIGKVAGAPGRRDAEMHAASVANAMLEHPWAVQAPGRANTVVMEELGLIAKLGADGVLVMGAPDGTAAAVKALDGGDRAGTLVALALLAHVAPEHVDHERLTAVLPRVVPPIEGGGKQVGSIRLARPVLELLD
- a CDS encoding sterol carrier family protein; translated protein: MTAGSVPRRRVPVVEGHAALTAWARAHDEDPAAAAALPRSTRAMAVRFALEELATRVPGNSVEVRVPPFGVAQCLPGPRHTRGTPPNAVEMDAVTWLSLATGLTAWGAAVESGAVRASGVRADLAGHLPLIRP
- a CDS encoding ABC transporter permease; its protein translation is MFLALRDLRFATGRFALMGCVVALISLLLVMLSGLTGGLAHQNTAALDSFEEQGVQRIVFGGASGQEPTADFTQSEFTTAHRDAWAATDGVAAVEPAGVSQGRLVGLEHAVEPAPGALAPADGVTRVDTDGVPTTGVASASLLGLEAGSPHAPAGLAEGTVVLSQSLADELHQGEGGTITSSGVPLTVVDVVADSYYSHTPVAWVTTRDWAALAHSDDADVIGTVGLASFDAGADADAVTTAADDAAHTTAATVQGSYNALPAYTSEHGSLVLMQGFLYGISALVVIAFLSIWTVQRTREIAVLKALGGSTGWVLRDALTQAAFVLSVGVLVGTAAAFGLGLVAANVAPFIVDPATVLVPAAGVLVLGMLGAALAVARVTRVDPLTALGGN
- a CDS encoding sensor histidine kinase: MSSTPPPTTTSAPVAEAGEPSGTAAVLAGLRVILHVAFAAMLAVGLARALAGVRAAGAGQTPGPFTTVVLVGLSVALAAVYLAGTVVERRRWRRGADVGRGAAAVWLAVVLGLWGLLVAHHPDVAWVAFPLFFVVLHVAGHVAGRHRRLGRVAGTLLVLAMAGVVGLSMAAAGEGVRPAAVIGPLVGAVVALVLSGAYRALLEESERQRAVAEALRATRADLAASQRSAGALAERERLARDIHDTLTQGLASIVLVSRAAQDALRDGDAALAGERLETVRATAAESLADSRAFVRELRSGATGAGLVESLEAAVRAFAAQQAAAGTPVAADVDVVGEAVPVPEAVETALVRAVRASLANVGQHAGAERARVSVAFLPGEITVDVADDGRGVDPAGVDGRHAGGPRTDAPRTDGSTGVGLAGVRERMELLGGEAAVESAPGEGTVVALRVPLPRTPSGPAREDDRGPSVEDA
- a CDS encoding ABC transporter ATP-binding protein, with amino-acid sequence MSTAATDLRLTAADESSADLDALRTPAAAAARPGATPALSVRDAVLEYPDGDNGVLRALDGVSLDLLPGSYTAMVGPSGSGKSSLLAVAAGLITPTSGTVTVAGREITGLTRGERTALRGKEIGMIFQQPNLIASLTAREQLELTVHLDEDATRADKKAARSRAMELLERVDLAGQADQRPHQLSGGQRQRVNIVRALMASPALLLVDEPTSALDRERSAAVVALLGELTRDAGVATLMVTHDHEFLSATDRTLTMVDGRLQD